From the genome of Rhizobium binae, one region includes:
- the nrdI gene encoding class Ib ribonucleoside-diphosphate reductase assembly flavoprotein NrdI, translated as MGLIVYYSSRSENTHRFVTKLGLRAARIPSSGGEALRIREPFVLIVPTYSGDSGKGAVPKQVIRFLNDAENRGHIRGVIAAGNSNFGETYGLAGDVISQKCQVPYLYRFELMGTEEDVANVKHGMERFWTRQQL; from the coding sequence GTGGGGCTGATCGTCTACTATTCCAGCCGATCGGAGAACACCCACCGATTCGTCACCAAGCTCGGGCTGCGCGCGGCGCGCATTCCTTCTAGCGGCGGAGAGGCGTTGCGTATCCGCGAGCCTTTCGTTCTCATCGTGCCGACCTATAGCGGCGACAGTGGCAAGGGTGCCGTTCCCAAGCAGGTGATCCGTTTCTTGAACGATGCGGAGAATCGAGGACACATCCGGGGCGTTATTGCCGCGGGCAACAGCAATTTCGGCGAGACATACGGGCTCGCCGGCGACGTGATTTCGCAGAAATGCCAGGTGCCCTACCTCTACAGGTTCGAGCTCATGGGCACGGAAGAAGATGTCGCCAACGTCAAACACGGAATGGAACGATTTTGGACACGGCAACAACTCTGA
- the queE gene encoding 7-carboxy-7-deazaguanine synthase QueE translates to MSGETIRVSEIFGPTIQGEGALIGLPTVFVRTGGCDYRCSWCDSLHAVDSAFRDQWIPMSPEAIWQEVTKLSAGRPLTVSLSGGNPAIQPLGPLIEFGHSQGYRFALETQASVARDWFRDLDILVLSPKPPSSGMLTDWDQVDSCLRLAAGGPEIGLKIVVFDDDDYAFAQEAGRRYPYIPLFLQPGNHTPPPPDDDDARIDIDGVMDRMHWLVEKVTTDGWFAPRVLPQLHVLLWGNKRGV, encoded by the coding sequence ATGAGCGGAGAGACTATTCGCGTCAGCGAGATCTTCGGCCCGACCATCCAGGGCGAAGGCGCTTTAATCGGACTGCCGACGGTGTTCGTCCGGACAGGCGGCTGTGACTACCGCTGCTCCTGGTGCGACAGCCTTCACGCGGTCGACAGCGCCTTCCGGGATCAGTGGATTCCCATGTCCCCCGAGGCGATCTGGCAGGAGGTCACGAAGCTCTCGGCAGGTCGGCCGTTGACGGTTTCCCTATCCGGAGGCAATCCGGCGATCCAGCCGCTGGGACCACTGATCGAATTCGGCCATTCCCAAGGATACCGGTTCGCGCTGGAAACGCAGGCGAGCGTCGCCCGGGACTGGTTTCGCGATCTCGACATCCTGGTCTTAAGCCCCAAGCCGCCGTCGAGCGGAATGCTGACGGATTGGGATCAGGTCGACAGCTGCCTTCGGCTCGCCGCCGGTGGCCCGGAGATCGGGTTGAAAATCGTCGTCTTCGACGATGACGATTACGCCTTCGCCCAAGAGGCGGGCCGGCGCTATCCCTATATTCCCTTGTTCCTTCAGCCGGGCAACCATACGCCGCCGCCGCCCGATGATGACGACGCCCGCATCGATATCGACGGGGTGATGGATCGGATGCACTGGCTCGTCGAGAAGGTGACGACCGACGGATGGTTTGCCCCGCGCGTGCTGCCGCAGCTGCACGTGCTGCTATGGGGAAACAAACGCGGCGTCTGA
- the nrdE gene encoding class 1b ribonucleoside-diphosphate reductase subunit alpha has translation MDTATTLTRDAGAKPHSTFAHPAGERPVKAAETLDYHALNAMLNLYDDEGRIQLDKDRLAAKQYFLQHVNQNTVFFHNLREKLDYLVTEGYYQQEVLDQYSFNFVRELFDEAYARKFRFPTFLGAFKYYTSYTLKTFDGKRYLERYEDRICMVALTLARGDEALARDVVDEIISGRFQPATPTFLNAGKKQRGELVSCFLLRVEDNMESIGRSINSALQLSKRGGGVALSLTNIREAGAPIKQIENQSSGIIPVMKLLEDSFSYANQLGARQGAGAVYLNAHHPDIMRFLDTKRENADEKIRIKTLSLGVVVPDITFELAKNNEDMYLFSPYDVERVYGMPFTEISVTEKYREMVADARISKKKIKAREFFQVLAEIQFESGYPYLMFEDTVNRANPIAGRISMSNLCSEILQVSEASEYNDDLSYKHLGKDISCNLGSLNIAAAMDSADFGKTVETSIRALTAVSDMSHIASVPSIEKGNDESHAIGLGQMNLHGYLARARIFYGSEEGVDFTNIYFYTVTYHAIRASNLLAVERGQSFKGFENSKYASGDYFDKYIETEWKPATEKVQALFDKSGIHIPTQEDWAVLKTAVMTSGLYNQNLQAVPPTGSISYINHSTSSIHPIVSKVEIRKEGKIGRVYYPAPFMTNDNLDYYQDAYEIGAEKIIDTYAAATQHVDQGLSLTLFFRDTATTRDINKAQIYAWKKGIKTIYYIRLRQMALSGTEVQGCVSCTL, from the coding sequence TTGGACACGGCAACAACTCTGACGCGGGATGCGGGCGCAAAACCGCATAGCACTTTTGCTCACCCCGCCGGCGAACGCCCTGTAAAAGCGGCGGAAACGCTGGACTATCATGCGCTGAACGCCATGCTGAACCTCTATGACGATGAGGGACGGATCCAGCTCGACAAGGACCGCTTGGCGGCAAAGCAGTATTTCCTGCAACACGTGAACCAGAACACCGTGTTCTTTCACAATCTCAGGGAAAAGCTCGATTACCTCGTGACCGAGGGCTACTACCAGCAGGAGGTGCTCGACCAGTATTCCTTCAATTTCGTACGCGAACTGTTCGATGAGGCCTATGCCCGAAAGTTCCGTTTCCCGACCTTCCTCGGTGCGTTCAAATATTACACCAGCTATACGCTGAAGACCTTCGACGGAAAACGCTATCTCGAGCGCTACGAGGACCGCATCTGCATGGTGGCGCTGACGCTGGCGCGTGGCGATGAGGCCCTTGCCCGCGACGTGGTCGACGAGATCATTTCCGGCCGGTTCCAGCCGGCGACGCCGACCTTCCTCAACGCTGGCAAGAAGCAGCGCGGCGAACTTGTCTCCTGCTTCCTGCTGCGGGTCGAGGACAATATGGAATCGATCGGCCGGTCGATCAATTCGGCGCTGCAATTGTCGAAGCGCGGCGGCGGCGTGGCGCTGTCGCTGACGAACATCCGCGAGGCCGGCGCGCCGATCAAGCAGATCGAGAACCAGTCGTCGGGCATCATTCCCGTCATGAAACTGCTCGAAGACAGTTTTTCCTATGCCAACCAGCTCGGTGCCCGTCAGGGAGCGGGTGCTGTCTATCTCAACGCCCATCACCCCGACATTATGCGCTTCCTCGACACCAAGCGCGAAAATGCCGATGAGAAGATCCGCATCAAGACGCTGTCGCTCGGCGTCGTCGTGCCCGACATCACCTTCGAGCTCGCCAAGAACAACGAGGATATGTATCTGTTCTCGCCCTATGACGTGGAGCGCGTTTACGGCATGCCCTTCACCGAGATTTCGGTGACGGAAAAGTACCGGGAGATGGTGGCGGACGCCCGTATCTCGAAGAAGAAGATCAAGGCGCGTGAATTCTTCCAGGTGCTCGCCGAGATACAGTTCGAGAGCGGTTATCCCTACCTCATGTTCGAGGATACGGTGAACCGGGCAAACCCGATCGCCGGCCGCATTTCGATGAGCAACCTCTGCTCGGAGATCCTGCAGGTCAGCGAGGCGAGCGAATACAACGACGACCTCTCCTACAAGCATCTGGGCAAGGATATTTCCTGCAATCTCGGCTCGCTGAACATTGCGGCGGCCATGGATTCCGCCGATTTCGGCAAGACGGTCGAGACCTCGATCAGGGCGCTGACGGCCGTCTCGGACATGAGCCACATTGCCTCGGTCCCTTCGATCGAGAAGGGCAACGACGAGAGCCATGCGATCGGCCTCGGCCAGATGAACCTGCACGGCTATCTCGCCCGCGCACGCATCTTCTACGGCTCGGAGGAAGGCGTCGATTTCACCAATATCTATTTCTATACGGTGACCTATCACGCGATTCGCGCCTCGAACCTGCTGGCGGTCGAACGCGGCCAAAGCTTCAAGGGCTTCGAGAATTCGAAATATGCCTCCGGCGACTATTTCGACAAATATATCGAAACGGAATGGAAGCCGGCGACCGAGAAGGTGCAGGCGCTGTTCGACAAATCAGGAATCCATATTCCGACACAGGAGGATTGGGCGGTATTGAAGACGGCTGTCATGACTTCCGGCCTGTATAACCAGAACCTGCAGGCTGTGCCGCCGACTGGCTCGATCTCCTACATCAACCACTCGACCTCCTCGATCCATCCGATCGTCTCGAAGGTCGAGATCCGCAAGGAAGGCAAGATCGGCCGCGTCTATTATCCGGCGCCGTTCATGACCAACGACAATCTCGATTATTACCAGGACGCCTACGAGATCGGCGCGGAGAAGATCATCGACACCTATGCGGCGGCGACCCAGCATGTCGACCAGGGTCTGTCGCTGACCCTGTTCTTCCGCGACACGGCAACGACGCGCGATATCAACAAGGCGCAGATCTATGCCTGGAAGAAGGGCATCAAGACGATCTACTACATCCGCCTTCGCCAGATGGCGCTGTCCGGCACCGAGGTCCAGGGCTGCGTCTCTTGTACGCTTTGA
- a CDS encoding ABC transporter substrate-binding protein, protein MRKFLSSAAIAVVMTAGLGGAHAADVKEVQMLHWWTSGGEAAALNVLKEDLAKEGFAWKDVPVAGGGGDAAMTALKAMVAAGTYPTASQMLGYTVLDYAQAGVMGDLTETAKKEGWDKSVPAALQKFSVYDGKWVAAPVNVHSVNWLWINKAVMDKIGGSQPKSFDDLMALLDKAKAAGVIPLALGGQNWQEATMFDSIVLSTGGPEFYKKAFNDLDEEALKSDTMKKSFDNLAKIVQYVDPNFSGRDWNLATAMVIKGDALVQVMGDWAKGEFVAAKKTPDKDFLCYRFPGTDGSVIYNSDMFGMFNVPDDRKAAQVALATATLSKSFQSAFNVVKGSVPARTDVPDTDFDACGKKGIADLKAANEGGTLFGSLAQGYGAPPAIANAYKDVVSKFVHGQIKSSDEAVKQLVQAIDDAR, encoded by the coding sequence ATGCGCAAGTTTTTGAGCTCGGCGGCTATTGCTGTCGTGATGACGGCTGGCCTCGGTGGCGCCCACGCAGCCGACGTCAAGGAAGTGCAGATGCTGCACTGGTGGACGTCTGGCGGCGAGGCTGCGGCTTTGAACGTGTTGAAGGAGGATCTTGCGAAGGAAGGTTTTGCCTGGAAGGACGTTCCGGTTGCCGGCGGCGGCGGTGATGCGGCGATGACGGCGCTGAAGGCGATGGTGGCGGCGGGCACTTATCCGACGGCCTCGCAGATGCTGGGTTACACCGTGCTCGATTATGCCCAGGCCGGCGTCATGGGCGACCTGACGGAGACGGCCAAGAAGGAAGGCTGGGACAAGTCGGTGCCGGCGGCCCTGCAGAAGTTCTCGGTCTATGACGGCAAGTGGGTCGCAGCTCCCGTCAACGTCCACTCGGTCAACTGGCTGTGGATCAACAAGGCGGTGATGGACAAGATCGGCGGCAGCCAGCCGAAGAGCTTCGACGATCTGATGGCGCTGCTCGACAAGGCGAAGGCGGCCGGTGTCATTCCCTTGGCGCTCGGCGGCCAGAACTGGCAGGAAGCGACGATGTTCGATTCCATCGTGCTGTCGACCGGCGGCCCGGAATTCTACAAGAAGGCCTTCAACGACCTCGACGAGGAAGCGCTGAAGTCGGACACGATGAAGAAGTCCTTCGACAACCTGGCGAAGATCGTCCAATACGTCGATCCGAACTTCTCCGGCCGCGACTGGAACCTGGCGACCGCCATGGTCATCAAGGGCGATGCGCTGGTGCAGGTGATGGGTGACTGGGCCAAGGGCGAATTCGTCGCCGCCAAGAAGACCCCGGACAAGGACTTCCTGTGCTACCGCTTCCCCGGCACCGACGGCAGCGTCATCTACAACTCCGACATGTTCGGCATGTTCAACGTCCCCGACGACCGCAAGGCAGCGCAGGTGGCGCTGGCAACGGCAACGCTGTCGAAGAGCTTCCAGTCGGCCTTCAACGTCGTCAAGGGTTCGGTGCCGGCCCGTACCGACGTCCCCGACACCGACTTCGACGCCTGCGGCAAGAAGGGCATCGCCGACCTGAAGGCGGCCAATGAGGGCGGCACGCTGTTTGGTTCGCTCGCCCAGGGTTATGGCGCGCCTCCGGCGATTGCCAATGCCTATAAGGACGTCGTCTCGAAGTTCGTCCACGGCCAGATCAAAAGCTCCGACGAAGCCGTCAAGCAGCTCGTCCAGGCGATCGACGACGCCCGCTGA
- the nrdH gene encoding glutaredoxin-like protein NrdH: protein MSVTVYSKPACVQCTATYRALDRLGVDYDIVDISQDAEALDRVRSLGYMQAPVVIAGERHWAGFRPDMISALS, encoded by the coding sequence ATGAGCGTTACCGTCTACAGCAAACCTGCCTGCGTCCAGTGCACCGCCACCTATCGCGCCCTCGACCGCCTGGGCGTCGATTACGATATCGTCGATATCTCGCAGGACGCCGAAGCGCTCGATCGCGTCCGCAGCCTCGGCTACATGCAGGCGCCGGTCGTCATCGCCGGCGAGCGGCATTGGGCGGGTTTCCGTCCCGATATGATCAGTGCGCTCTCCTGA
- a CDS encoding adenylate/guanylate cyclase domain-containing protein, producing the protein MSPFLNKTGTAVEADEGVWPIRRRRILDWLVNETRNERFIDNILVEMCGKLLSAGVPVARATLHFRTNHPQWIGARILWKEGLTEAKINTFAYGVENTPEFLTSPVNAIHQGAEEVRRRLEGAVDTDLDSFYRELRDDGLTEYIAWPLEHTFGKRHVATFSTSRPGGFTSEHVDFLRDLLPALTLISEIRLKNIMARTLLQTYVGPHASEQILSGVTTRGSGATVGAAIMICDLRDFTAISDLWPRDDVIHLLNDYFDAMSDPIERYGGEILKFMGDGLLAIFPLSKETACADLLQAIREGQASMAELNEQHARAGREPLRYGVGVHVGDVMYGNIGSRRRLDFTVIGPAVNIASRLESLTKEVKRPVLLSRAFVEMAGCAKDMDSLGTFPLRGLGEPVDVFAFPERWAQAGSDAAFVSP; encoded by the coding sequence ATGTCGCCTTTTTTGAACAAGACCGGGACTGCCGTTGAAGCGGACGAGGGTGTCTGGCCGATCCGCAGGAGACGGATTCTCGACTGGCTGGTGAACGAGACGCGGAACGAGCGTTTCATCGACAACATTCTGGTGGAGATGTGCGGGAAGCTGCTTTCGGCCGGGGTGCCGGTGGCCCGGGCGACATTGCATTTCCGGACGAACCATCCGCAATGGATCGGTGCCCGCATCCTCTGGAAGGAAGGGCTCACAGAGGCGAAGATCAACACATTCGCCTATGGCGTCGAAAACACGCCGGAGTTCCTGACCAGCCCGGTCAACGCGATCCATCAGGGTGCGGAGGAGGTGCGCAGGCGGCTGGAAGGCGCAGTCGACACCGACTTGGATTCCTTCTATCGGGAGCTGCGCGACGACGGCCTGACCGAGTATATCGCCTGGCCGCTCGAACACACCTTCGGCAAACGGCATGTGGCTACATTTTCCACCAGCCGGCCGGGCGGCTTTACGAGCGAACATGTCGATTTCCTGCGTGATCTCCTTCCGGCCCTGACCTTAATCAGCGAAATTCGCCTGAAGAACATCATGGCGCGAACGTTGCTGCAGACCTATGTCGGACCACATGCGAGCGAGCAAATCCTGTCGGGCGTGACGACACGCGGCAGCGGCGCCACCGTCGGCGCGGCGATCATGATCTGCGACCTGCGCGACTTTACGGCGATCTCCGATCTCTGGCCGCGCGACGATGTCATCCATTTGCTCAACGATTATTTCGACGCGATGTCGGATCCGATCGAACGCTATGGCGGGGAAATCCTCAAGTTCATGGGCGACGGATTGCTGGCAATCTTCCCCTTAAGCAAGGAAACGGCCTGCGCCGATCTGCTGCAGGCGATCCGCGAAGGGCAGGCGTCGATGGCCGAGCTGAACGAGCAGCATGCACGGGCGGGGCGCGAACCGCTGCGCTACGGTGTCGGCGTGCATGTCGGCGACGTCATGTACGGCAATATCGGTTCGCGTCGGCGGCTGGATTTCACCGTCATCGGCCCGGCGGTGAATATCGCCTCGCGGCTGGAAAGCCTGACCAAGGAGGTCAAGCGTCCGGTGCTCCTGTCGCGGGCCTTCGTCGAAATGGCGGGCTGCGCGAAAGACATGGACAGTCTCGGCACCTTCCCGCTGCGCGGGCTCGGAGAGCCTGTCGATGTCTTCGCTTTTCCTGAGCGGTGGGCGCAGGCAGGTTCAGACGCCGCGTTTGTTTCCCCATAG
- the queC gene encoding 7-cyano-7-deazaguanine synthase QueC has product MKTLVVCSGGLDSVSLAHKMAAEQQLIGLVSFDYGQRHRKELDFAAQCAARLAVPHHVIDIAAIGGHLGGSALTDNVEVPDGHYAEETMKATVVPNRNAIMLAIAFGLAAAQKADAVAVAVHGGDHFIYPDCRPGFIDAFQRMQNEALDGYASVRLLAPYVNVSKAAIVADGEKHATPFAETWSCYKGGRLHCGRCGTCVERREAFHLAGISDPTDYEDRDFWKAAVSQYSAAEVR; this is encoded by the coding sequence ATGAAGACTCTCGTCGTCTGCTCTGGCGGACTCGACTCCGTTTCGCTTGCCCACAAAATGGCAGCGGAACAACAGCTGATCGGCCTCGTCTCCTTCGACTACGGCCAGCGGCACCGCAAGGAACTCGACTTCGCCGCCCAGTGCGCCGCGCGTCTCGCCGTTCCTCATCATGTCATCGACATCGCCGCCATCGGCGGCCATCTTGGCGGATCGGCGCTGACCGACAATGTCGAGGTCCCGGACGGCCACTATGCCGAGGAGACCATGAAGGCCACCGTGGTGCCGAACCGCAATGCCATCATGCTGGCAATCGCATTCGGCTTGGCCGCCGCGCAAAAGGCCGATGCCGTCGCCGTCGCCGTGCATGGCGGCGACCACTTCATCTATCCCGACTGCCGGCCGGGCTTCATCGACGCCTTCCAGCGCATGCAGAACGAAGCGCTGGACGGTTATGCCAGCGTCCGATTGCTTGCACCCTATGTTAATGTTTCCAAGGCGGCGATCGTCGCCGACGGCGAAAAACACGCGACGCCGTTTGCCGAGACCTGGTCATGCTACAAAGGCGGCAGGCTCCACTGCGGGCGCTGCGGAACCTGCGTCGAACGCCGCGAAGCTTTCCACCTTGCCGGCATTTCCGATCCGACGGACTATGAAGACCGGGACTTCTGGAAAGCGGCGGTGTCGCAATATTCCGCGGCGGAGGTACGTTGA
- a CDS encoding carbohydrate ABC transporter permease codes for MSTVATTDPVLTPGQATPISLRGRLQDALPKIVLAPSFVITLVFVYGFIVWTAYLSFTNSKTFPSYALTGPRAYQRLWRWTFESDPPSSWYTSITNMAIFGFLYVGICLALGLLLAILLDQKIRGEGLLRPIFLYPMALSFIVTGVAWKWFLDPGLGLEQTLHHFGWTSFHFDWIKNKDFVIYTVVIAGVWQASGFVMAMFLAGLRGIDGEIMKAAQIDGASPLQLYRRIVIPLLRPIFLSAFIVLAHMAIKSYDLVVALTSGGPGGSAWLPSNFMYEYTFKRNEMAVGSASAIIMLMTISAIIVPYLYSELKEKAR; via the coding sequence ATGAGCACAGTTGCCACCACCGATCCGGTTCTGACCCCCGGGCAAGCGACGCCGATCTCGCTGCGGGGCCGGCTGCAGGATGCGCTGCCGAAGATCGTGCTGGCGCCGAGCTTCGTCATCACGCTGGTCTTCGTCTACGGCTTCATCGTCTGGACGGCCTATCTGTCCTTTACCAATTCCAAGACCTTCCCGTCCTATGCGCTGACGGGGCCACGCGCCTATCAGCGGCTGTGGCGCTGGACCTTCGAGAGCGATCCGCCATCCTCCTGGTACACCTCGATCACCAACATGGCGATCTTCGGCTTCCTCTATGTCGGCATCTGCCTGGCACTCGGCCTGCTGCTCGCCATCCTGCTCGACCAGAAGATCCGCGGCGAGGGGCTGCTCAGGCCGATCTTCCTCTATCCGATGGCGCTTTCCTTCATCGTCACAGGCGTTGCCTGGAAGTGGTTCCTCGATCCCGGCCTTGGGCTCGAGCAGACGCTGCACCACTTCGGCTGGACGAGCTTCCACTTCGACTGGATCAAGAACAAGGACTTCGTCATCTATACCGTCGTCATCGCCGGCGTCTGGCAGGCGTCGGGCTTCGTCATGGCAATGTTCCTGGCGGGTCTGCGCGGCATCGACGGCGAGATCATGAAGGCGGCGCAGATCGACGGCGCCTCGCCCTTGCAGCTTTATCGCCGCATCGTCATTCCGCTCTTACGGCCGATCTTTCTCTCCGCCTTCATCGTGCTCGCCCATATGGCGATCAAGTCCTACGACCTGGTGGTGGCGCTGACCTCGGGCGGGCCGGGCGGCTCGGCCTGGCTGCCGTCCAACTTCATGTATGAATACACCTTCAAGCGCAATGAGATGGCCGTCGGCTCGGCCAGCGCCATCATCATGCTGATGACGATCTCGGCGATCATCGTTCCCTATCTCTATTCCGAACTGAAGGAGAAGGCGCGATGA
- the nrdF gene encoding class 1b ribonucleoside-diphosphate reductase subunit beta, producing the protein MNIAIKPASRVRAINWNRIEDDKDLEAWNRLTGNFWLPEKVPLSNDIPSWATLTPAEQQLTIRVFTGLTLLDTIQSGVGSIRLMEDAVTPHEEAVLSNISFMEAVHARSYSSIFSTLCSTPDVDDAYRWSEENEFLQRKSALIMEQYGSGDPLKKKIASVFLESFLFYSGFYLPMYWSSRAKLTNTADMIRLIIRDEAVHGYYIGYKFQRGLERLSEERRQETKDFAFDLLLELYDNEARYTEALYDGVGLTEDVKKFLHYNANKALMNLGYEALFPAEACKVNPAILSALSPNADENHDFFSGSGSSYVIGKAVATEDEDWDF; encoded by the coding sequence ATGAACATCGCCATCAAGCCAGCTTCCCGCGTGCGCGCCATCAATTGGAACCGCATCGAAGACGACAAGGATCTCGAGGCTTGGAACCGGCTGACCGGCAATTTCTGGCTGCCGGAGAAGGTGCCGCTTTCCAACGACATTCCTTCCTGGGCGACGCTGACGCCGGCGGAGCAACAGCTGACCATCCGCGTGTTCACCGGGCTGACCCTGCTCGACACGATTCAGAGCGGCGTCGGCTCCATCAGGCTGATGGAGGATGCGGTAACGCCGCATGAGGAGGCGGTGCTTTCCAACATCTCGTTCATGGAGGCGGTGCATGCGCGCTCTTATTCCTCGATCTTCTCGACGCTGTGCTCGACGCCCGATGTCGATGACGCCTATCGCTGGTCGGAGGAGAACGAGTTCCTGCAACGAAAATCGGCGCTGATCATGGAGCAATATGGTTCCGGCGATCCCTTGAAGAAGAAGATTGCCAGCGTTTTCCTCGAAAGCTTCCTCTTCTATTCCGGCTTCTATCTGCCGATGTACTGGTCAAGCCGCGCCAAGCTGACCAACACGGCCGATATGATCCGGCTGATCATCCGCGACGAGGCGGTGCACGGCTATTATATCGGCTACAAATTCCAGCGCGGGCTGGAGCGGTTGTCCGAGGAGAGACGGCAGGAGACCAAGGATTTCGCCTTCGACCTGCTGCTCGAACTCTACGACAACGAGGCGAGATATACCGAGGCGCTCTATGATGGCGTCGGGCTGACCGAGGACGTCAAGAAATTCCTGCATTACAACGCCAACAAGGCCCTGATGAACCTGGGCTACGAGGCGCTTTTCCCGGCCGAAGCCTGCAAGGTCAATCCGGCGATCCTGTCTGCGCTTTCACCGAATGCCGACGAGAACCATGACTTCTTCTCCGGCTCCGGTTCTTCCTATGTCATCGGCAAGGCTGTCGCGACCGAGGACGAGGATTGGGATTTCTGA
- the queD gene encoding 6-carboxytetrahydropterin synthase QueD, whose protein sequence is MYRITKEFHLSASHQLDHLPVDHQCARLHGHNYIVVVELSAESLNDDGFVRDYHDLSPLKRYIDEALDHRHLNEVFGHSKVTSEFLAKHFYDWCRERFPETSSVRVSETPKTWAEYRP, encoded by the coding sequence ATGTACCGCATCACCAAGGAATTTCACCTCTCCGCCTCCCACCAGCTGGATCATCTGCCGGTCGACCATCAATGCGCCAGGCTCCACGGCCATAACTATATCGTGGTCGTCGAACTCTCAGCCGAAAGCCTGAATGACGACGGCTTCGTTCGCGACTATCACGACCTGTCGCCGCTCAAGCGTTACATCGACGAAGCTCTCGATCATCGTCACCTGAACGAGGTCTTCGGTCATTCGAAAGTCACCTCCGAGTTCCTGGCAAAGCACTTTTACGACTGGTGCAGAGAGCGCTTCCCGGAGACCTCGTCCGTCCGCGTCAGCGAGACGCCGAAGACCTGGGCGGAGTACCGGCCATGA